DNA sequence from the Lagenorhynchus albirostris chromosome 13, mLagAlb1.1, whole genome shotgun sequence genome:
TCAGGTACAAACCTAGAATCccctttttattataataaagaaTGACCAGAAATTTTAACACCAAAAGAACAGcaggaaattttatttctgttaaagaATGGAATTTATACCAATTTTAGGCTGACAACTGGGCTTCTCAGAGCCTTTTTTAAATGCCTCCTTACATTGGTACAGCCCTCACTTTTTTTTAAGGtggtattatttttgtttttcttagacaTTGACAAATACAGCATAATGAACAGTGGCTGTGAGACCTTCCGTACAAACTCTGAAAGCATCTAGTAAGGTAGCTGTCAGCCAGATTCGCATTAATGCCCAACCACAGTTCATGCACCAGTAAGTGAGTTTTAGCCTCCTATGAAATCTCTCGATAACAGGTCCATACGTAGAGTGATTCCGGGCCTAGACTTGGAGTCAGACAGTCCTGAGTTCAAATTTGTATTGTCACATAttttagctgtgtgtccttgattAAGATCCTTGGTACCAGATTCCTAACCTATAAAATGGGGTTCAGATTGCCTGGAGAGTATGGGTGCTTATGTTACTATGCATTCACATATCTGAAGACCTGAAGACTTGTGTAGGTaaacaaagaagacagaattttCCATTTGGTCTGGTTATTCACAAGCACtagtttgtttcctttctctcaaggATCACTGTCTTTTGTTGCCTATAttgtccttttgttgttgttgagtttcaAGTGGGAAAGTAAATTCGGTCCCATTGCTCCATCTTGGCCACAAGTGAGTCGATCAGGTCTTGTTCTTAGTTAAAGAAAAAGTTGATTATGACATTAAGTGCCTATCTTTCATTATATAATGGATGAATTTGGAGAAATAAGATTCTAGCACCAATTTCAACTCTGATCACCAACCAGGTGTCTCACAATTCAACTCAACTCTGACACCTTCCGCCTGGAGAtagtaactcaggaacagccagatggaagtgACGCATAGGGCAAGGTACGGGGAAGGGGAGTGAAGCTTCCGTGCCCTCTCTGAACATGCCAGTCTCCCAGAATCGCCACGTGAttaccaacccagaagctccgGTACTGCCATTATTAACAAGCAATTATAAAGGGGCTGTTTCGAAGCAAAGGCACAAAAATGAGATGAATGGCCTGCAGTTTTGTTTGCTAGTTAATTTTGCATAAATTGGCTCATGAAATCCAAAAACAGGATAGGCTACCACCAACAGTAATCGGGGTGCTGACCCTTTTTATCTGGACTTTGGAACATTTGTCTCTCAGACAAATGTTTCTATCCACTAAGGCCATTTAAAGTTATCACTTACTATGGCATTTTAGCAGATGGTACAAAACAGAAGATGAAATTTCCTACCCTCCTGCTCTAATATATAGACAGCATACTCTTTAACTCGAATCTGGACCTAACTACTTGCCACTGTTGGGCAGATGACCCTAGCAGAACATTCCCTCCCTTTTTCAAGACACTCTTCTCTGTTTCCAGAACAATATCCCCTATTCTATTTACATGGCTGCTTTCTCACCTTCAAATCTTTGGTTAACCATCTCCTACTGGATAGACTTTCCCTGAACTATCCTATCTAAAGGATAAAGGTAGGATCCACCTCCCCCCAACTTCATCCTGTATCTCAGCATCCTGCTTGTTTCTCTCATAGCACTTAGcataatttgtcatttttcctttctctcccttccaaaACCAGACTGTAAGTGCCAATACCACAGGTACTGAGTCTATCTTGTGTCTTCGTATATCCCAGCACCTGGGATACTAACTAGCACCACGGTAAACTTTCAATATGTACTTGGAATGAATGCTATAGTGACAAAGGGGCCACAAAACTGccaaagatgttcagcatcaatCTGAACAGGGCATCAGGCCTTGAAAGCATTTGAATTTATTATGGAGCAACTTCTCTGAATCTTACCTACTGGATCATAATGCAAGAGAGTCAGTTTCTCCCGCAGTCGGCTTCTCTTAGTGTTGAAGGAAAAACCTGTTCCAGCTTGGCTCAACATTTTCACCAGAATTGTTCTAAGATTTAAAAGCAAATTGTTACAAGCTGAGGAAACAGAATAAAATCAGTCATGGGGGGATGGCACATTTTGAGAACCCTATACAGCAGTATTACTTGTGAGACATCACTTAAGCCTTAAATTCAGTTCTAAGACAGCCTATTTTTCCATAAATCACAGCTTGAATGGTTCTGATTCCCAGGATTTGTTCCATTATGCAGGGTGCCTTGGTAATGACCTAACCAAAGCAACAAGAACAATCAAACCACACTGTGGGAATAGACTCAGACACACACCTTTTAGAAAGAGCAGAAGTCAGGAGTGGGAAAAGTACGCAAGTACTGGTAACCCTAGCTGGCCAGTCAGGAAGATGGCTGTCTCAGAAGAGCCCTATCTTCCATGGATGAGTAATAAGAGTAAAATcaggaaaggacagaaaaaagtACTGGAACTTTTACATTGACAATGTGCAAAACCTTGTTCCCCTTCATATTTTGTTTAAGTTGTTTAAGTTCTAGTCATCCAAAGCACTGAAGTTCATGTTTTGCCTCACTGGACCTTTTAATACCTCATACTATTTGTTACTCTTGCACATGTCTTGTCTCCCTATGTAGATCATGCTATGTGATTTCTCATCTAAGTCCAAAAAAGAATTTGAAGcattcaaatatacaatatatctAAGATATATTACACATCTTTGCATCCTTTTCAATGTACAACACAGTGCCTCATACTAAGAGGGATAGAATATCTGTTGATTAAGACAGAAAATAATTAGTCATTCACTCAAaaagattcaacaaatattaagtgCTTACTCTGTGGAAAGCACTATAGGAAATGCAAAGCCCTGTAAGTCCACATCTGCACCTTGGAGAACTACCAATAATAGTATGGAAGGTGGGcctccctggttgcacagtggttgagagtccgcctgctgatgcaggggacacaggttcgtgccctggtctgggaggatcccacatgccacggagcggctaggcccgtgagccatggccgctgagcctgcgcgtccggagcctgtgctccgcaacagaagaggccacaacagtgagaggcctgcatactgccaaaaaaaaaaaaaaaaaaatagtatggaaGGTGAGTTGTGTACACAAGGTCTGTAAGGCAAGACATACATGACAAATGGCACAAGGATTCAAAGAACATGACAGGCAGGGAGCATCTCTAAAGAAACTGAAGGCATGGGAGATTCCTACAGAACCTGAAGGTGGGAAATAAATAACTGGACTGTGGGAAAAGCTATAttaatcaataaaaaatattgaggGTAAAACACTAACATACATGTGTTTCATTAAGTTTAATCCAAAAAACCTAGTTTTAAGGATTTGTGATGTGTCTTGGGTTGTAAACAAAGGCTGCTttagaatttttctatttttaacacaGAAAATCTTACTTCAGTTATTGTctacaaaatttattttgaaataccaGTTTGGTATTTATAGTTTCTCTGGTACAGCATGAAAACTTTAGCCTTTGCTATTTTTGAAACGCTTATACCATGAAGGCAAAGGATTACAAAACTCAATAAAACAGGCTCTGTTAATTAATCAAATCACAGCTTGTTCTGCTTGACTCCTGTAGTGGGCTCCAGACAAACGTCCCTTGGTCCTCAATTTGAGGAAACAGAATTACAGTGGTAGTCCAAAGAGAGCACGGGGACCCTGATGATTTGTTTAGGAACAACACAGCAAgagcaacttattttttttttttttttttggctgtgttgggtcttcgtttctgtgcgagggctttctctaattgtggcgagcgggggcgactcttcatcgcggtgcgcaggcctctcactatcgtggcctctcttgttgtggagcacaggctccagacgtgcaggctcagtagttgtggctcacgggcctagttgctccgcggcatgtgggatcctcccagaccagggttcgaacccgtccccggcattagcaggcagattcttaaccactgcgccaccagggaagcccaagagcaacTCTTAGTAAATTATTTGAATGTTCACTTAAGTAGGTCAGTTGGGAaggagggaaaatattttttgaaatagttcaTAGGGCCAAAATAATTCATCAAGTAACTAATCCTCAAATCAACTTTTAGAAAATTGAAGCCAAATGCTTAATTTCACATAAGGATTCATTGGCAGCAGTGGGACTGATGAATCTAACATAAGCAAGTgaagtttaaaaagagaaaaacttttaCTTACTTTGACTTGGTCTTGGCAACTTTTTTTgtagggaggaaagagaaaagaaaaataacgaTATATTATCTTGCTTATGCAAAGTTCATATAATGTCAGGataatcaaaattatttaaatcatgAAGTAGGCCATAAATTGTCACTCAAGTCACTACTCCCTAGCTATTAGGGATCCCGTTAGGATTTTatagaaggtttttaaaaatccaatcagACCACCACAGTTCTGGATGTAATGCTATGCAGTCTCTTTTCAGTTGGACTGGTTACCTTTTAAATCTTCCTAAACTAAGATCTGCTCCACTTGCTCCTCTTCTAAGGTGCAAACACTTGCACTAGAACAAGACTCTTGTTTGATAAGTTAACCTTTCCAAACTCCAACAACCATCACATCAGGTGGAGAAGTGAAACTAACTCTAACCGGGAAGTCAGCCTGGTGCACGGAAGAACACTGTCTTGGGAGCCAGAGGGCTTCTTTCCCAGCCCAGCTGTATGACCTAGAGTCAATCACTGCTCCTCATCTTTAGAGTTCTAAACGACTGAACTAGAGGTTTTCCCTAGTTAGCACGTCCGGAGATTCTGCTGACACACCGCTACAGAGGGCGGGGGAAAGCGCCCCACTCCTGACGGGCTGACCCTACAGTCCGAACGAACCGCAACTGATCCTGAACCAGCGCCGCAGACCCCCGAGACCCCCTAGCCCCGCAGTGAGCGCGGCGCGGGGTCATGCCGGGCGCTGTAGTCCTGAAGGCCTGGGAAGTCGCAGCGGCAGCTTCCCGACCGGCGCGCACACCCCACCCCGCAACGTCCCGGGGCCCGCCTGTCACGGCCTCCCGCCCCCGCTGCAGGCCCTGCCACCGCCTCCAGCCCCACTTACAAGTGACCGCGGACAGGAACATGGCGACAGCAGCCTCCAAAACAGGTCCAAATTCCCTCAACAAATAACTGCTTCCGGGGCACAGGCCTGTTCCGGAAGAGGATTCCGGAAGTGCTCCGAAGCCACGCCCCCTGTTTAAATCTCAGGGCTGAGCCCGCCTCTCTCCTGTGTTCTTTACACTACAGGTGTCTCTTTCGTGGTGCTGGAGTGTGGAGTCCCCTCCCCTTTTGGAGAGGGTCTTTGTTATCGCTCGGGGTTCGCGCCCCAGACCCTGACTCCAACTTCTGGGTCAGAGTTAGGTGCATGTTTCATAAATAATCGCAGCCGCCTACATTAAAGCCACAGGAATTCCCTATGTTCCTCAGCCGCTTCGGGCTG
Encoded proteins:
- the MRPL33 gene encoding large ribosomal subunit protein bL33m, with protein sequence MFLSAVTFAKTKSKTILVKMLSQAGTGFSFNTKRSRLREKLTLLHYDPVVKKKVLFVEQKKIRSL